TCTATGAAGATAGGTTATTGATTTCTTTGATAGAGAATTTAGGAAGCAATTTTGACATTAGAAATTTTCATTTGTTGTTAGAAAGAGGTAACGATGATGAAGGGTAACATGAGGATGTGCAAATCAGAGAGTGCATTGAGAACGTTATTGCCTGAAAAACCAGTTAAACGACAGAATTCAACGTTAATGTTGGAAGGTTTGGACACAGGGAAGAGTAATATTCCAACGGACTCTAACTATATTGATGGCAAGAAGACGGAGAAAGTAGAGAAAATCATGCACTTGATTTGTTGGGGACCCACCTTGTCTTAGAtcttaggttttttttttgttcattgattttgtttttaactttttaatcatTCTTTTGTGATGGTTGGATTGTAATGCATGTTtgtgcatgcatgcatgcatttGTGTTCTTCCCAATCCTTGAATCAATTGGGCTAGCAAAAATTTATGAACaattttggattattttttgtattttgttttcgAATTTTGCTTcctaaaacatataatttaCTAAATGCACCCCAGACTATAGAATAGGCTTAAAAGAATGCATTGTACAAAAAAGCTTGCTTCGAGAAGTTCTTTCCATAATGCATTTTATGTATTCtggaaaatttgttcaaaaagttcattctaaaaattttgttttagaagGTATTATATACATATCCATAAACTTCCTCCAAAATGCAATTTATACAGAAATCCCGTTCTAGAAATCTCATTCCAAAAatcttatttgaaaattttgttactGAAATCTAGTTTTGgaaattatgttcttgaaattctaaaatagtttcaaataGATAATCCAAAAGTCACTTttagttattttcaaattttagtggtgcgtaaaaaaatattgtgggGTGCAGAAAAAACAAACCTTAACTTTGTAAGTTCATTGTTTTTTTGGCAATCGCTTCCTCACCCTAACAAAATTCTTCTTGCAATCTATCATTCACTATAAATATTTtcggaatttttttttttcagaactACCGAAAATATTTTCAGAAGCAACACCcttgtttttttaatgaaatattgaagaaaataacGAAGCCCAAGTAAAGGATGGTTTGCATTTCTGAAATGAATTAGAATGGCTAAGACGataatagagtaatttttaatttaactataatCTACAAATAGtgtaaaattctatttttacaATGTTGCAtggttataattattttcttacttttaataaaatatatttttgtattgataTGCAGTAAGTTTGttgacaattttaaaaattatatttaaaatattttttctattaatagttaaattagtaatactaataatacaTAGTAGTTAGACAGTAATATAAGTTGCTGTAAACTTGCATACGTGggtaatatattttgtactagaatattacaaaatattatttatttctagtGGAATATCTGAGGGgaaatttatttaacaatataaataCACTTTAAAGTTTGAACATCATTTTGTTGTCAAATGTTAATGCGTTGATTCTTAGCTTGACCTCTTTAATCCTATTAAATTTATTCTGTTGATCTATGAAAAGAAGATGCAGATGGAGGTGGAGGTGTGGAAAGTATGGAGATATGATgggggaagaagaagatgaggaCAAATTTGTCTTTTACTTGCTTATGAGGTGTTGTAAGGAAACATGGATGTGCAGAAGAAATTctccattattttattttatgaattgttGAAGAACAGAATTAAGCCCGGGCAAATGATGATTTGCATTTACCAGACGAAATAAAATCACTAATACGATGATAGAGCAATTTTTATTTCACTAGAATCTACCGATAGcgtaaaattctatttttttacaGTGTTGCATGATTatacatacataaatatatatacatatgtatatatattcctatttttaattaaattaatagtaGTACTGATACATAGTAATTAGAcagtatttatatattgttgtaAACTTGCATTTATgcgtaatattattatttattttgtactagAATACCTGAGAgaaaatttattcaataatataaaataactctAAAGTAGAAACTATATTAAATGTGTCTTCTATCAAATTTACCACTAATAATTAGTTTTGTTGTAATGTTGAATGACTGGTTTTGTGCAGAAAATCTGACTAAAAATTGCTATTACGAACTGGAACCTGcggattctttttttttttttttctttgaatgttTATGAATTACATTTAATACTGTGcgtaacttttaaaatttttattttatgagtgttctttaaattctttaagAAAACTTCTATATAAAGTTATTATCTCACCAAATTTCGGTCGTGTTCAAATTTACcttgtaaaaaatataactaaactTAACTTAATCAAATTTAGGTAAAAAATGGTTTTACTTTTCTGCTAACTTACATAATTCTACCCTTTCATGACATCTTCTCGGgagaatatttaattaattttttttatttaaattactttttcttttaaaacttaactcttaatttaataaattaaaaaaattgaaatatatgaatatttaatataaaatacatcacgaactcttttatataacatgttttttatattttttaaaattcaaaatcccAACATCTAttgcaaatttaaattttgtgactAGAACATGTGAAATTCATCTCTAAGCTAATGTAGTCAATAGTCTAATTTTATATAAGATACTTTGACACAGTTATCCATTATTAGTAGTTTGATGAGTTCAGAACTGGTTTAGAATATAAGCTAAGAATGCAAACAGTTGTAGGTAAAGACTGGTAGAACTCTCCCATGTCAGacaaaaatgatataataaacaAGCCTAGAAGAAAATTCATACATTTGACTCACTTCAGAAAGAACAAAACAAGAATACACTCAAACAATATACTGAGAATAAACAACATCTTGGTCTAGTCAATGGTGACTAGAGTGTTTGCGCGTAATTTTGATCCAGTTATAtcagtgaaaataaaaatgaaaaagttgaattttgttAACCAGCACTTGTTTTTTCTACATGCTGACTTTTCAAAGACAATAATACCATGCAGTCACGGCAAAGACATTGGAACACCAGTGGCgtgcataatttttttcttcctttttggGCAAAAATTGAATTCTACCATTCTTGCATGCTCATATTTTTTTCCATGATTCTTATGCCATGTTTGGTTGGTCGTGTTGGTTCACATGCACATATATCATCCTGTTATCATTTGTACGCAGAATAACGATCCCTGGATCAGAAAGCTCCTTGTGTGTTACCTGAACTATGTATTCTTTCTAAGAATTCAAATCTTGCTGTATTCAGGTAAAAATCAGCTTGTTAGTTCCACTGTTTAACactttttggtttaattattttaattcctGGCCCTTAATTGAGTAAAttcaatttcctttttcttgCTGGATGGACACCAGTAAAAGTTgcttgttttcttttgcaactGTATTCTGTTGGCATCATTTTTATTCGAATGTTTTGCCTGCAAATATGATAATAACATGCTTGTCTGGTTCTCCATAATTCAGTTTTTTCAAAAGATCATACGCTTATATGATGTTACATAAATAATCTTAAACCAGAAACAGTTCCTTTGAAGAGAAATTAGCAGAAGCCAGGAACACGAACATGTTAATTAAGAAATTCAACGAGTTTCCTTAAATCTGGGAGATAAATGGTATTCTGCAAGCGCACTCCGCAGACTGCATTATTGAACCATTACAATTTACAAACGTTATTTTTGCATAGCAGTAGTTGGTTTCTAGAATGAATAGCCTTCGAATTAgaacacttttttttatctttttcttatttcccTTTTACAACTTTCTATGGCAACCAACTGCTTGAtttttttcccttccttttCTGTTTCTGTTTGCTGCAGGAGCAAGTTATGGCCACTAGAATCATAGAAGGCTTGGTGAAAACCAGTGAAATATATTCTCTAATCTTGGATATGCTTAGCGGATTCAACGGTTTCAATGACAATGTACAAATGCTCGAGATGAAACTAGAAGAGCTATGCAGCCTGGAACATGACATAAACAAAGAGCTAGAAATCGAAGAGCTAGAGCGTGGAAAGAAAAGGAAGCGAGAAGTTGAAAATTGGTTGCGAAATGTTCAAAGAAAGAAAACTGAAGTGCATGGCATGGTTCAGGAATTGAGAGATTGCGGAATGTTTAGGCATCTAAAGCTAATTGTACAAGTAAGGAAACTAACAGGACAAGTTACAGATCTTGTGGCGCGTGGTAGGTTCCCTGAAGGAATTGTGGGCAGTGCACAGGAATCAAGAGGATATGCATTGTTGACAACAGAATTAGCAGGTGCAATGTTTCAGAAGAATGTTGGTAAGATATGGGACTGGTTGATGAACGATGGTGTGTTGATGATTGGTGTGTATGGCATGGGAGGAGTGGGAAAAACAAGTGTGCTAATGCATATACATAATATGCTTTTAACAGCAGTCACCAACTTTGAAAGTGTGTTTTGGGTGACTATCTCACAGTCATTTAGCATTCACAAATTGCAGCGTGATGTGGCAAAAATAGTCGGGATAGATATTTCAAAAGAAAGTGATGAAAGGAAGAGAGCAGCAAGATTATCATGGGCCTTGATGAGAAGGAAAAGATGTGTTCTTTTTCTAGATGATGTGTGGAATCATTTTCCTCTAGAGAGGGTGGGAATTCCTGTGAGAGCAGATGGGCTAAAACTGGTTTTGACAAGTCGTTCCTTAGATGTGTGTCGAAGGATGAATTGTCAAAACAGTGTCAAAGTGGAGCCTCTTTCTATGGAAGAAGCATGGACCTTATTTGTAGACAACCTTGGACAACAGACAACTCTTTCCCCAGAAGAAAAACAGGTTGCAAGATCTGTTGCAAAGCAATGTGCTGGTTTACCCCTTGCAATTATTACAATGGCAAGGAGCATGAGGGGAGTGGAAGAGATTTCTGAGTGGCGGCACACACTGGAAGAACTAAGAAACACAGAAGCAAAGCAGGAGGAAATGGAAATGGAAGTGCTCCGGGTGTTGAGATTTAGCTATGATCACTTGAATGATAAAATGGTACAACAGTGCTTCTTATGCTGTGCATTGTATCCTGAAGATTTTGAAATAGACAGGGATGTTTTGATAGAGAGTTTTGTTGATGAAGGACTGGTGAATGGAATGACAAGTTTGGAGGCCATGTTTGATGAAGGACACAGCATAGTGAATAAGCTTGAGAACATTTGTCTTCTGGGGAAAGTGGAAAATTATGTAGGTGGAAAGAAATGCATGGGGCTACAAGATGCTAGCAGTCATATAGCTATTAGCATGATGAAAAGGGGATGCCAACATGTGGAACCAATGAATAATGTGGAAGGGTATTATGTGGGAAGTCAATTGGTGAAAATGCATGATTTGGTGAGGGCAATGGCTATTAATGTTATGAAGGTGAACAACAATTTCCTGGTGAAGGCTGGATTGCAATTGACTAAGATTCCTGACGAAGTAGAATGGAGTGAGGACCTAGAGAAGGTTTCCTTGATGTGTAATTGGATACATGAAATTCCAACAGAGATATCACCTAGGTGTCCTAAACTTAGAACCTTGATTTTGAAGCACAATGAATCCTTGACAAGGATCTCTGATTCGTTTTTTGTTCACATGTCTGCTCTTGAAGTTCTTGATTTGTCTTTCACAGATATTGAGGTTTTGCCAAAATCTGTGTCTGACTTGAGTACCCTCACTGCTTTGTTGCTAACATCTTGTAAGCGATTGAAGCACATGCCTTCACTGGCAAAGCTTCAGGCCTTGCTAAGGTTGGACCTATCTTTTACTGCAATCACAGAAATGCCTCAAGGTTTGGAAATGTTAGTAAACCTTAAATGGCTTAATCTCTATGCAAAAGATTTAGTTTCGTCAGGAAAAGAAGTAGCAAAACTGACTAGTCTCCAATTTCTTATTCTCCACTGGTGGTCAAGAAAGATAAAAGTGAAAGTAGAGCATACATCATGCCTCAGAAAGTTGGAAACTTTTGCAGCTAACTTGTACAACATGCACCATTTCAATGCCTATGTGAAAACAATGCACATATATGGACCTAGAAGTTACCTTCTTCAGTTAGACACTGAAGAGTCCCATGGTAACTCTCCGTGGTGTTGTTTTGCTGAGGTTTGCTTTAGGAAGGATGTGATAATTTCAAATTGCAAAATCAGAACAGGAGAAACATCCCTTATGCTCCCTTTAGACATTCAACGCTTGAAGGTTGAAAGATGTCATGAGATTCGGAGCTTATGTGATGTTATGTCATTAAAAAATGCCACCTCTTTAAAGCGCAGTGAGATTGCAGACTGTGATGGACCAGAGTACATGTTTTCTTTATCTTGCTCTTCCTCATGTTGCACCTCTCTTCACAGTTTAGAATCATTGGAACTCTATAGCCTAAAAAATTTGCATGGTCTATGTAAGGAAGGTGAAGTTGCAGCTCAAACCTTTCCACCAGGAAGAGCTTTTACTTGTCTGAAGTACTTTTTCATCTACCATTGTCCACTTATCAAGAAGCTTCTCACACCTAGATTGCTAGCTTATCTACCGAACTTGGAAGAGATAACTGTTCATAACTGCAAGTCAATGGAAGAAATAATCTCAGTTGATGGAATAGATTATGAAAGCTTTGGAGGTAAAAAATCTTTTGTGACTAACAGAGATACTATTATAGTCAGACATTCAAAGTTAGTGTCATTATCATTGAAGCACCTACCAGAACTCAAGAGCATAAGTAGTGGACAAATGGTGTGCGAGTCTCTCCAAAACTTCAGGATCTTTAAATGTCCAAAACTTGCGAGGTTCCCAGAAACTGCTACCCCAGTTCAGATTTTGTATGATTCTTTCTAACTCTGGCCTTACTCTATATTGATATGTATATATTGGAAGTATGATGACTGGGTTGGGTGGGTAACTGAAAtgaaatctaattgaaaaattgaaatgtaaatatTGGGAATACGACGAATTGATTGCACTAGCTAATTTCTCAAATCCTTAGAGAAGACTCTTAAGACAACTGTAGAGTCAAGTGATTATACAGAATCATGCCCAATGTTAATGTAAAAGTTTACCATCTTATATTGAGTTTCATGTTATTATGACATTGCATAATTTGGCATCATAGCCATATCTCTGTAAATAAAGTGAAAgtaaattgtttttctttcattgaTAAGTCTTTAGCTTAGGGAATAACAGACTTTTCTAAATTTTGCTCAGTCCATCCAAAACATCCTCCTTTGAATTAAAGACAGCAAACAAGGTGAATTAGATTGACTGATCTGATTAGATTTGACCAAAATCGCatgaaaataacatgaaaaCATTATTGGGTTATGTGGATCCTTTACTTGTTTATTTCTTGGTAAAAAGGATCCTTTCTAGTGAGAATGTAAATCCAGATCCTGCAAATAATGACTTATTTGCATTATGCAGATAATATTTCTAGGTCAAGCCACAACAGACATTGCAaacctaaacctgaaacccctaCATGTCTCACCATTTTATAATTCGTTTAAGGTTTTATAATCGGCCTATGACAGTAATTTTGGTCACTTGGTCACAAGCGCGAATCAGAACACAGATCAGGTCGATTCCTCTCTTTAACTTTCCACGATTAGGACATTGATGCCCTATGATTTGCCCTCTATAAAAAATTCACAGATCCATATACCCacataataaaaaatggaaacaaaagCACATAGAAGCTGAAAATCAGAccttaattttcatttcatagGATATCATATATGTACCATTTCATGGACAAAATTTTGTGTGAATCAAAGATAGCATATAACAGGATGACATCAGAAAGGCTACAATGCAGCATAAAATCAAACTTGTAGCACAATGATGAATGGGATCCCAGAGGGTGTGGCATTCACTTTCCACTCTAGAACCTTATAGTATTGGGACCCCAACAACCCAAGTCCAGGACTTTCCTCATGGAGTCCTCCTTGGTCCTATTGACCTTGTTGGCAACAGCAGCAGAAGTTGCAGAGGACAAGCTCTTGGTCTGAGTGAATGATCCGATGTTGCTCTTGGCATGCTGCTGGAGTGATCTCAAGGCATAGTTCCACCTGCACACCCCCAGTTGATCCTTCAAGGCCTCCACTGCCCCAATGCTGGATGCAACAATCCAAGCTCTAGTTGCTGCACTCATGTTAAATGCTATGGCTTTTTGACGAACAATtggtgtgtgttttttttatgtgtggATTGAGTGGTTTGTTTGTTTCTATATATATGTGGGTGATTGAGTGATTTTCAGGAAGGTGGTTAATGCCAAACCACAGGCTTAATTAGGGTGGAAGGAATTGAAGAAAAGTAAAACCAGGGGCTTTGTGCCCACTGCTTTCAGcagaatcacttaaaaaaaaataaaaatccacaCGTTGTCTTGTCTCCTAAAAGATTCATGGTAGGCGCTGCTTGtcttaaataacaataaaaatatgaaacacGTATTTATAAGTTACTTTACACAACTACGGAAAAGAATGCGTGGTTCTACCTTTTCTTCTGTTGTTTCGAAGAAAGTAGACGACATAacgtcaaaaaaaaaaaatatatatatatatatatataaataaataaataattttttgacaaatattttgttaataaaatcgacaaaattattaaataaaataatattttttatttttttatgaaaattataaaaataaagtaataaaattttaaaatttatttactagaaataattgtttgtcattgttaaacaaaattttttaaaactatcattttccatatatatgtcaatcaatatacttttaagttatttagaatgttttaaataatattttacatttttaaagtttttaattgagtttctcacatttatgaattattttcatttggAACTTTCCAGCACTTTCATTAAAAGTCTGTAATAATTTAGTATTGATAATCTTGGATCTTACGCCATAATTCTTTTACAGCTATTTCTTCGTTaactgtaaaataaaatatgttgatgatgtaagttttttatttttgttataaaaaatatttataatttacttGTGTGTTAATCTCTgtattttaagttaaaagatattaaactatttttttaagaattgatatcattatatatttgtatattttgaaatgaaaatagcAATTTACTCAACATTTCACTTAACAATCTACGGGAATAATatgtcataaataaaataatcgtTGAAATAaccttttagtttttataatatagaactgtttacattttctttttctttttcaaaagttatattctacagaaaaaatagttttcttaatACAGAAttgttttcatcattttttattaaaacaattattttataattttcatgtaaatgtctaaaaatatcatttcattATCCGTAAAACCCTTTAAAATGtgaatttatctttattttaaaagaaataaaacaatccttttgtttaaaaaaacacAGAAACTCTTTTTCTGAAAACGGATTCTCCGATTCATCTCCAACTCCATTTTCTGTCTTTTGTTGCtcatttttctttaacttttttaaaattcgaGACCTTCATATCGTTCCTTTGCAATGAATTCGTCAAATCAATCAATCAGTTTTTCGCGAGTTTGAAGATAGTTTGgggactttttaaattattggatTGTTTTTTAAGGTGAAAGAAGCTAAATTGTTGTCTTTTGAATTAGTATGTGATCGTTGATTGTGACGATAAAAATTGTGACCGAATGAACAAATTGGTGGATTTAATTGTCTAGAACCGAAATTGGTTGCAATTATGTTTCATTGTGCCTAAGTTGATATTATAAGTGGTATTAGAATTTAATTTGGTGATTGTTAGGTCAATCGAGAGGGGTTCAATGAAGAGATACAACCACTCATGAGATCTAAGTTCAACCACATAATAAATTGACACTGATCTCAACCAAAAGCTTTAAggtaatgagtttatgagtcttcatccttatatgatACTCTACTTCCTCATTTCTAtctaatgtgagacttagacttaTACTTGAATTTTCAACAATCTCTCCCTCACGGGTTAATCTCttccacattggtacactcctcCTCCAACGGAAGCATCCCCAACTACGAGTATCACTTCTCGTACCGTTGTTCTTCTTAACAGAATACACTTATCTAGAATTCTTACCacgaagactttcgatacaaggACCATACTGCATTCGTTTGAGTTAATCACCAAAACTAACATTCGACTTTGATACCACTGTGTTAGGTCTATCAAGAGGGGGGGGGGTTCATCTGATACCGCCAGAGTCCAACTATATAAGGGATTAACACCACTCTCAATCTAAAACCTTAAGGTaataggtttatgggtctttatctttatacaatgctttactttctcatttctatctAATGTAGGACTTAGATTTACACTTGGATTCCCAATAATGATTTGGATTATGGGCTGGGGTAAATAGTTAATCATGTTTTGGTACAAGttttatttgtgaaaaacttaaaattgatTGATGAGTTGTTGAGAATGCCTATGTGAGATTTGAATTGGGTAATATGGCACTGTTTGAGCTAATCAATATGAAACTTATGATCATTGAAATGTTTAAACACTGAGAATTGACTCAAAGAGTGTCAAATTACATAAATCAAACTCAAAATGCGAAGTCTGAGTTTTCTAATATCGTTGGGCACCGTTGCAATGCTGCTAGGTGCCACTTAGGTAGTGGCAACTAACTTTGGGGTGTTGGGCACCACTTTTGGACCATCGGGCGCGCTCAAATCGGTGAGTTCTAGGGGTTCACCCTATTTTTTGTTCTGCGTCAtcttgagaaaaaaagaattccTGCTTCGTTAACCATTAGATTGAGCTTGAATTTTGACAGTTGATCCTGGACACCTTAATTTTCATTGATGAGATCCTTGATTAGAGGTTTGTAGTTGGTATAATTCTTTTTGCCTTTTTATgtacataatgaaaatattgtAATTGAATATGATGAATTAAGCTTATATGAGAATAGATAGATGAGCTATGTACGATTGATGTTGGTATACTAAGATTTGATTTGATATGTTTTGTATAATATGCGATTTTTTCTAAGATAACATATAGAAGATAagagaattttataaaagaattcctttatctataatattatatatatatatatatatatatatatatattgatttatgGATTCAAGTAAAGTTACGTCACactctaataaaatattttattttaatagtattATAGTATTAAAATGTGAtgttaaattttctataaaattataaaattttaagaattcgTTATAATCGATCTTTACTAATGTAATCgtgatatatataacttaaacaCGTATCtctaaatgaaatataattgtATTCTATTTTAATTCATGTAATATTGTATTCATTTTGAATCACTCTCGATAAAAGACATTTGACGACgactaataattaaattaaaaaaatcacaaaaattaggattaaattgaacaaaactaatgaaaattaagactaaattaaatataagtaaCGAGATACTGACACATGTCAATGATACTAACTTAACACGTGATAGTGATACTAGTTTGATAGGTGGCACTCATATTGTCCCGTGTCACAATTATGGCTCGTCATATGgacaacattttttaaaattcaaaaaacaattATGAAGTGACATGTACCAGTTATTGTTCAATCtccgttaataatttaaacgacatctataaaaatgaccaaattgaccacaattaaCAAGAATTAGTACAATTTTgaacattttaagaaaaatgagaaccaaattgaagaAAGTTTACGAAAATTGAAACCAATGAAGTATTTAAGccaataaaataataaggacaaattttacaaaaatcacaagaaaaataaagttaagaaaatttcaaaattaaattaaattttgaattttaaaataccttttttagtttatttttattctatgaATATGAA
This region of Vigna unguiculata cultivar IT97K-499-35 chromosome 5, ASM411807v1, whole genome shotgun sequence genomic DNA includes:
- the LOC114185493 gene encoding probable disease resistance protein At4g27220, yielding MATRIIEGLVKTSEIYSLILDMLSGFNGFNDNVQMLEMKLEELCSLEHDINKELEIEELERGKKRKREVENWLRNVQRKKTEVHGMVQELRDCGMFRHLKLIVQVRKLTGQVTDLVARGRFPEGIVGSAQESRGYALLTTELAGAMFQKNVGKIWDWLMNDGVLMIGVYGMGGVGKTSVLMHIHNMLLTAVTNFESVFWVTISQSFSIHKLQRDVAKIVGIDISKESDERKRAARLSWALMRRKRCVLFLDDVWNHFPLERVGIPVRADGLKLVLTSRSLDVCRRMNCQNSVKVEPLSMEEAWTLFVDNLGQQTTLSPEEKQVARSVAKQCAGLPLAIITMARSMRGVEEISEWRHTLEELRNTEAKQEEMEMEVLRVLRFSYDHLNDKMVQQCFLCCALYPEDFEIDRDVLIESFVDEGLVNGMTSLEAMFDEGHSIVNKLENICLLGKVENYVGGKKCMGLQDASSHIAISMMKRGCQHVEPMNNVEGYYVGSQLVKMHDLVRAMAINVMKVNNNFLVKAGLQLTKIPDEVEWSEDLEKVSLMCNWIHEIPTEISPRCPKLRTLILKHNESLTRISDSFFVHMSALEVLDLSFTDIEVLPKSVSDLSTLTALLLTSCKRLKHMPSLAKLQALLRLDLSFTAITEMPQGLEMLVNLKWLNLYAKDLVSSGKEVAKLTSLQFLILHWWSRKIKVKVEHTSCLRKLETFAANLYNMHHFNAYVKTMHIYGPRSYLLQLDTEESHGNSPWCCFAEVCFRKDVIISNCKIRTGETSLMLPLDIQRLKVERCHEIRSLCDVMSLKNATSLKRSEIADCDGPEYMFSLSCSSSCCTSLHSLESLELYSLKNLHGLCKEGEVAAQTFPPGRAFTCLKYFFIYHCPLIKKLLTPRLLAYLPNLEEITVHNCKSMEEIISVDGIDYESFGGKKSFVTNRDTIIVRHSKLVSLSLKHLPELKSISSGQMVCESLQNFRIFKCPKLARFPETATPVQILYDSF
- the LOC114185494 gene encoding uncharacterized protein LOC114185494, whose product is MSAATRAWIVASSIGAVEALKDQLGVCRWNYALRSLQQHAKSNIGSFTQTKSLSSATSAAVANKVNRTKEDSMRKVLDLGCWGPNTIRF